In Numida meleagris isolate 19003 breed g44 Domestic line chromosome 3, NumMel1.0, whole genome shotgun sequence, the following are encoded in one genomic region:
- the NUS1 gene encoding dehydrodolichyl diphosphate synthase complex subunit NUS1 has translation MASLVVWCMAVGISYVSVYDHNGIFKRNNSRLMDEILKQEQELLGLDCSKYTVEFANQDKADQVLNCQSTLKVLSPEDGKADIVKAAQNFCQLVAQQQRTYTDLDVNVLDNLLSSTSGFPDPDLVLKFGPVDSTLGFLPWHIRLTEIISLPSHQNISYEDFFSALHRYAACEQRWGK, from the exons ATGGCCAGCCTGGTGGTGTGGTGCATGGCGGTGGGCATCTCCTACGTCAGCGTCTACGATCACAACG gtatTTTCAAGAGGAATAATTCAAGACTGATGgatgaaattttaaaacaggagCAAGAACTCTTAGGATTAGACTGCTCCAAATACACCGTGGAATTTGCAAATCAAGACAAAGCTGATCAAG ttttaaattgcCAATCTACATTGAAGGTGCTGTCTCCAGAAGATGGAAAAGCAGACATAGTAAAAGCTGCTCAGAACTTTTGTCAGTTGGTAGCGCAACAGCAAAGAACATATACAGACCTGGATGTGAATGTGTTAGACAACTTGTTAAGTA GTACAAGTGGATTTCCAGATCCTGATTTAGTCTTGAAGTTTGGTCCTGTGGACAGCACATTAGGGTTCCTTCCCTGGCACATCAGACTAACAGAGATCAT TTCTTTGCCTTCCCACCAGAACATCAGCTATGAAGACTTTTTCTCTGCCCTCCATCGCTATGCAGCCTGTGAGCAACGCTGGGGAAAGTGA